A genomic region of Zea mays cultivar B73 chromosome 6, Zm-B73-REFERENCE-NAM-5.0, whole genome shotgun sequence contains the following coding sequences:
- the LOC100279208 gene encoding Protein MAEA homolog, producing MDMAIDTPSPAPPTPPAPSAAAGRQTRAAEAVRLEHQLVRVPLESLRATVRSNHRLAEKEIAAVLSSASAAPAESSAAAVDHLTSLVSRLHGLKRKMEEGARAEELQVQRCRARLDRLATASTGDDAEWEDMRLKRILVDYMLRMSYYNSATKLAETSGIQDLVDIDVFLDAKRVIDSLQNNEVSPALAWCAENKSRLKKSKSKLEFLLRLQEFVEFVKVKNFIQAIAYARKHLAPWGSVHMKELQRVTATLVFRSNTNCTPYKILFEQDRWDYLVDIFKQDFCKLYGMTLEPLLNIYLQAGLTALKTPFCSEGSCPKEDPLSLEGFRKLAEPLPFSKQHHSKLVCYITKELMDTENPPQVLPNGYVYSEKALQEMSKKNDGKITCPRTGDVYDVSECVRAFIS from the exons ATGGATATGGCCATTGACACGCCATCGCCGGCGCCGCCCACGCCGCCGGCGCCATCGGCAGCGGCCGGGCGGCAGACGCGTGCGGCAGAGGCGGTGCGTCTGGAGCACCAACTGGTGCGCGTGCCTCTCGAGTCCCTCCGCGCCACCGTCCGCTCGAACCACCGCCTCGCCGAGAAGGAGATCGCCGCCGTCCTCTCCTCCGCCTCCGCGGCCCCCGCAGAGAGCAGTGCCGCCGCCGTCGACCACCTCACCTCCCTCGTCTCTCGCCTCCACGGCCTCAAGCGCAAG ATGGAGGAGGGCGCACGAGCGGAGGAACTGCAGGTGCAGCGGTGCCGGGCGCGTCTGGACCGGCTGGCGACTGCCAGCACCGGCGACGATGCCGAATGGGAGGACATGCGGTTGAAGAGGATCCTGGTCGATTACATGCTTCGGATGTCCTACTACAATTCCGCCACCAAGCTCGCTGAGACTTCTGGTATTCAG GACCTCGTTGATATTGATGTCTTTCTCGATGCGAAAAGAGTAATTGATTCTCTTCAGAATAATGAAGTTTCTCCTGCTTTAGCTTGGTGTGCAGAAAACAAGTCTCGGCTAAAGAAATCGAAG AGTAAGCTTGAGTTTTTACTGAGGCTTCAAGAGTTTGTGGAGTTTGTCAAGGTTAAGAATTTCATTCAGGCTATAGCATATGCTCGAAAACACCTTGCTCCCTGGGGCTCTGTACACATGAAAGAATTGCAGCGTGTCACAGCAACATTGGTTTTTAGAAGCAATACTAATTGTACTCCATACAAG ATATTGTTTGAGCAAGACCGGTGGGACTATCTTGTTGACATTTTCAAGCAAGATTTTTGCAAGTTATATGGCATGACACTAGAGCCGCTGCTGAACATATATCTGCAAGCAGGCCTGACAGCTCTCAAGACCCC GTTCTGCTCTGAGGGTAGCTGTCCCAAAGAAGACCCCTTGTCTCTGGAGGGCTTCAGGAAACTAGCCGAGCCTCTGCCCTTCTCTAAACAGCACCACTCGAAGCTTGTTTGTTACATCACCAAGGAGCTCATGGACACTGAGAACCCGCCTCAGGTTCTGCCGAACGGCTATGTCTACAGTGAGAAG GCGCTTCAAGAGATGTCCAAGAAAAATGACGGCAAGATTACATGCCCCAGGACAGGAGATGTTTATGACGTTTCAGAGTGTGTCAGGGCTTTCATCTCCTAA